The Sesamum indicum cultivar Zhongzhi No. 13 linkage group LG9, S_indicum_v1.0, whole genome shotgun sequence genome segment TCTTTATCTTGTCGACTCAGGATTTGTCCCACACAATCCATTGTAGATGCTTTGTCTTCACATGCCTAAGGAATCATCAAAACAGCAATTTAAAtaggattataaaataaacaatggaTCAATCCAcattaattcacatatttcagTAGGTAGGTGATAAGATGGCATCAAGCCCTATCAATGAAAATTCCCTCTCTTGAATAGCACTCAAAGAAATGTGTGAGAGGCATGTCAAACGAATACAAATGGATCCAAAAATATCCTAGCTGCCATCAATATGCCACCACCACTCACATATTTCAGTATGGTCACTGAAAAGATGGGAGCAATGTTTTGGTGACGTAGCGAATCTCCTAGAAGGGAAGCTTCTCGGGCAAGCTCCAAAACAACAATACAGCACGAGGGAAGGAATCCACTCAATTATTGGAATAATGAGCATAAGGAGAACACATATTCTCATAACTTTCATACACTATAAAATCCTTATCAAacagaatttcaagaaatactaGCACGAGACTctttagatttatataatttccacgtgagataaagtaaataataatgtttctACACTAGGTATTACACAAACTCGAAGCCTAGGAAGCAATACATATCTCTGGCCTACTATACGCAATTCCAGCTGTGATGTGCTCAATTGCAACGGTGTTATTATAAGACTAGTTTCCATGAACAAGTGTCCGGGGTGTTCCAACCGCACAAACACACAAAGggattctatttttgtttgaaaagatAGTTTGATTCAAGCATTATGAGTTACTACGAGTAACTTTGTGGAGGTGATAAACGACTACCAACAACTATGCAAGCCACTTcctatattattaatgaaaactaCTTGttataaccaaaataaattaactaagaGCCATATCACTTAAACAACAANNNNNNNNNNNNNNNNNNNNNNNNNNNNNNNNNNNNNNNNNNNNNNNNNNNNNNNNNNNNNNNNNNNNNNNNNNNNNNNNNNNNNNNNNNNNNNNNNNNNNNNNNNNNNNNNNNNNNNNNNNNNNNNNNNNNNNNNNNNNNNNNNNNNNNNNNNNNNNNNNNNNNNNNNNNNNNNNNNNNNNNNNNNNNNNNNNNNNNNNNNNNNNNNNNNNNNNNNNNNNNNNNNNNNNNNNNNNNNNNNNNNNNNNNNNNNNNNNNNNNNNNNNNNNNNNNNNNNNNNNNNNNNNNNNNNNNNNNNNNNNNNNNNNNNNNNNNNNNNNNNNNAATCGTTGCTGTAGCAGAAATTGTATGGAGCGAACGAAACAGGCAAGCTGCAGCATTTCACTTGATTCTGCTGCACATTTTTTGTGCACTAATTCTCTAGAATGAATTTCAACAGCAACAGAAATCAATTATGCAGAATAATCCATTTAAACATATTGACGTCTGCAATTCATTTACGCaaaaaagttggaaatatGGAATGTGAGTTGCACAATCGATGCATGAGGTTCAACACCTAACCTACGTTAATTCTTACTTAAACTAGAGCTGcacaattacattaatttgtcATCTAATCCTAGTGACTTACGTATTTCCTTGGAAACAGAACTATTTTCAAGCAACACTGAAAATGCACTCCCACTTCCTCTTTCTCCTGCCCAATTTTTCGGGAACCAAAAGAGCCTTAAATGAGTTCTTCCCCTTTATCCTTTGTCATTCGACATCAAAAGATAATTGTAGACACAACTAGGATTCAGAATGTAAAAACTAGAAACAAGAGccaaaaaactattatttttaagagaaaTCGGAAAATTGAGATAAGAGGAACAATTCTagttaattcacatatttatacACCATATGTGTGCCAAGTGGTATTAAAATAGCATTCATGGCAACTGAATGAATGAGAACATAGAAAATCTTCATAAAAATGTTCACCAATAGGGGAAGATCAATTACCACATAAGTTTCTTTAGGAACTACCTTAGTCCATACAATAGTTCTTTCCATGGGGTTTGACGTTGTGCAATATGTAACCCCTTTTTCTGCAAACCTTGTGACCAAATGTCCTAAGCTACGAAAGCGAAAAAATAGCTTAGGCGCCTTGAAGGCGGTGAGTGGATTccaaaggaagaagaaagaaagaaacacaaataACGAAAGATCCTACCTCCAATTGATCCCAATTCAACCacttttttgtcaatttcacCTACAATGGATTTTCGAGTATATTTCGCCATTTCCCACTTCTGCATCTCcgtcttatattttttcatctcagCACCTTCGGCTTTAGAAGCAGCTGTAAACAGCTTCTCTTGCTATTTTAGAAGAATCAAgtagattaaataatgtgttagataaatgaaaaacatgCAAGCACATCCACATATAAACATATTCATAGGCAGTTTCTGAGTAATGACTTACTTCTTTCAGTTGTTTCTTTTCATCCATTAGACGAAGTATCTCCTCCTTTCATGTTCTCTTTGGTGTCATTGTTTCATATgccttctttttctattcaGTATACCATCCATCTTTATATCGTCGACTCAGGATTTGACCCACAGAATCCATTGTACAAGCTTTGTCTTCACATGCCTAAGGGATCATCAATACAACAGTttaaataggattatataataaacaatGTATCAACCTACATTAATTCACACATTAATTCTTCTCTTGCTATTTTAGAAGAATCAAGTAGATTAAGTAATGTGTGAGATGAATGAAAANNNNNNNNNNNNNNNNNNNNNNNNNNNNNNNNNNNNNNNNNNNNNNNNNNNNNNNNNNNNNNNNNNNNNNNNNNNNNNNNNNNNNNNNNNNNNNNNNNNNNNNNNNNNNNNNNNNNNNNNNNNNNNNNNNNNNNNNNNNNNNNNNTATCCGCAGTGTATTCAGCTACAAACAACATTTTAAACACTTCTCATATAGGTGATCCTTCATACAATTCGCAGCAAGAATTTTGTCATGCCAAATCAGCAAAACACCGTAAATTGGGAGGCCCAAAAGTTATTTCACTTACTATGTATGAACACAGAATAATCAGAATCCACACATATGCTGACACATGACAGTCCCTGCAAGCTAGAATcatattaactaattttttgaaacaacaTCACGCTTAGCTAGTTCAACCCATctacaaattagtattatcgtttgttattattactattcCAGAAAAATGCAGGAAAAGAACATGCACATGATCATCCACAGTCTACTTTATCTTCGTGTTGAGGGATGGAACTATATAAGCTCTTGcagaaagaaagcaacagtACAAAATCAGCTTAAGTACGAGGACAATTTATTGgaatttttatcatatgctcaaataaagatataaattGATGGTCCATTAAGTATCCTATATACAAAAGATACCTAGGTTCTGGGTCCGGACAACATTTGAGATAtcatacattatatatacacatatgtgATATGCCTGCATGAGTGTACAAGTTGGAGTAAAGGTTTTCACCACATTCTCAAAGACTACACCATCATGACttaaaaaaggacaaaatacGTTCAATGTAGACCTGCACAAATGCTTGGAGGAGGCTGAAACTCGCTTTATATTGACATCATTCATCATTGCCGTCAATAATAATGCAATAAACATTTCCTCttgtaaaagttaaaaagaacATAAGGAAACACTGGAAATTGGTCTTGGGGGACAAGAAGAAAATCAGTGAAGTTTATCAATAAAAAGCCTACacaataaagttaaaaaaaaaaaaaaaatcagttcaTTTAACATAAATCAATAAGGAAATACTTAACCACCAGTAAGTAAAAAGGatctattgaaaaatatttgttttttagtcCAAGCTGGAGATCAACTActgtaattatcataataagaAAATCTCTCTTCGAGATCAAATAAGAGTTGCAACTATGCTTAGCAAAGCATTTACCCACAAGCTTCAAATTTAGCATGTACTCAATGTttatgcttcatttttcattacacaaactttaCTTACTATTTCCACCTAAAACAAACATCACATTTACCTCTGGATACCACAAAACACCACCACAATCATAAAACTACTAATATCCGTGTTTATCTTCAACAAATAGATGAAAGGCAAAATAGTATTACATCGACACACTAAAATATATGACCAAATTCActattaacaaaaacaaacatgaaaAACTCATGCTTATGACCAGGCAACAGCATAAGTTACACTTACTATCAGCAATTAACTACCAAGTTTTTCCAAAAAACCAGAAATCTACTCTAAGATCAAGCAAAACAAAGAGGATGAAAGCCATAAATATTTCTCGAACAAAATCAATTGAGAGAATGGTTTTACTTTACCAAGTCCATCTCGAACAGGTGAGACAGCTCCATTTAAGCTGCCACCAATGATTTCGACATCCTCAACTGCTCAGCAAACTGTTCTGctgaatttcttgaaatgtaTTTCCTTTGAGAGGCCCAGTAACTTGGATCTTCTTCGATCAATGGTTTGGATTGTCCTTGTTCGGCCTTTTGTGTTTAAGCATTTGAAGTAAGGGACGGTATTCTTGGGGTGTGGATCGCAGATGAGGGCTCTGGTGCTTCCCATCTCAATGAAATTACGCTCCCCATCGCGGTGAGGAAACATAAAAGATGGAACCCATCTTGAGAGGGTCTGGTAATCCGGAAACTTGATAAGGGGGAAATCATTGGCTGTGAGAGAGGACTTGAAAAAATACTGACCGGCAGATTGGTAGATCGGGGAGAGAAGAGTATAGAtcgagaaaaggaaaaaaaaatggggaCTGGTCGAAGACCGAGGGATAGTCAGAAAAGAATCACGGGGGTGAGGGCAGTTCGACGTCGGCGCTGGTCGTCGGCTACGGCGAAGGACAGAGAGAAAGTGAGCAAATGGCAGAAAAAAAGGGGGTTTTCAAAGCAGGCTGAAGACGCACGTGGGGGGGCGTGGGTCGTCGGAAGATGACGGGTTGGGCAGCAAACGGTGGCCGGAATGTCAGAAGATGGTTGCCGGCGGTGGTCAATTGCCATAGTGGCTGAAGAGAGGATCGGTGGTTCTTGCGAGAGAGAAAGACGACCAAGAAAACCCCTTCTTGTATCTGTGaccaaagaaggaaaaagagagaaatgaagTGAGTAAAAGAACAGAATGcttgtattaaatttttactttttgatgttgaatttgaatttttgtttttttttttaattttgatccatatgttcattttgattttttgcttGGGCTGATCAGTTCTGGgctcatttatttattaatttcttttttcgattgtgggttttattttttggactaaacttttttattttatttgagccTTAAGGgttttgtttggattttatttttctttgataataatttgctATATCAATTTTCTTAGGCTGACCTGAATTTTATATCCTTTCCTAAAAAGACACCCCTAAACCTTAAAAAGTCagtgtttaaatttttctctcaatttcGATCAGTGGGTTTAATAGAAGTTGGTTATATAGCTAAAGGCTGCTGAAAGTTAATTTTTACTGGTTGATGATTCTAAAGCAACTTGTTAATTCACattgatagattaaaatgtaCAAAGGGGTGACAAAGGTGCCTTctttttattgcaaaaataaattggagcATGGGCTTATGCAATGCAGGTATTATGGACTGGTtcctaataaattaagttcCTTCGGCAATTTTTAATGCTTTATTGACTGTGTGGGAACCTCTCAAAGCAAGAATAATGAGGATTAGACTCACAATCTTTTACTGCAATAAGTTAAGTTGCAGCAATTAAGGGTTGGTTTGATTGCGTTTTCAATGGGAATTTTCCCACTTTTCACTGTTTGAAAATGTGGGAATGTGTTTGTTTTGTACCTTTTTTAGTGAGAATGCATTCCAATTCaattctcaatttcaaatttaataggtCAAATAGGCTTGTCATAGTTGTCTTTTTTGTCAGCCACTATTTGCTTCTTTCCCATCAATTAAAATTGGTTTTCTCTCTCAACCATTCCTTTCAATGGACTTCTCAAACAAAACCAGCtctcctcctccttcctctTCCCCTGAAACTTACCCATGGATCCATCCTTTTTTTTACGAACGTCGAGTCGTGTGGTTCGAACGACGAAGTCACTTGCCGGAAGAGAAAGCGCGGCACTCGAACTAAGGTGAGCTCTGTACCACATAACGTCTGTTTATGCTGTTTTCTTCAGTGTAAAAACAGAAATATGAAATCTGTAGTAAAGAAGCTGATAGGAATTTTCTTCTCCATTAGTAGTGTTCAGCTGAAGCCCA includes the following:
- the LOC105171230 gene encoding crossover junction endonuclease EME1B-like isoform X2; its protein translation is MDEKKQLKEQEKLFTAASKAEGAEMKKYKTEMQKWEMAKYTRKSIVGEIDKKVVELGSIGGHLVTRFAEKGVTYCTTSNPMERTIVWTKVVPKETYVEKEEVGVHFQCCLKIVLFPRKYVSH
- the LOC105171230 gene encoding crossover junction endonuclease EME1B-like isoform X1; amino-acid sequence: MDEKKQLKEQEKLFTAASKAEGAEMKKYKTEMQKWEMAKYTRKSIVGEIDKKVVELGSIGGHLVTRFAEKGVTYCTTSNPMERTIVWTKVVPKETYVVIDLPLLVNIFMKIFYVLIHSVAMNAILIPLGTHMVYKYVN